Proteins encoded in a region of the Nicotiana tomentosiformis chromosome 9, ASM39032v3, whole genome shotgun sequence genome:
- the LOC138898376 gene encoding uncharacterized protein translates to MVEKGCLAYLDYVRDATAESPSIDSVLVVWEFADVFPSDLPSMPPDCDIDFCIDLASGTQLISIPPYRIALKDLKELKEQLEEFLAKGVLRPYIDSFVIVFIDDILIYSHYVELLGNVVSGEGIKVDPKKIETVQSWPRPTSATEIMSFSGLAGYYHRFVEGFSSIASPLTRLTQKGAPFRWTDDFEVKARQFDDPHFAVLRETVLQCIAREVSICKDVATTYTSERLAQIYIREIVQLHDVPISIISDIGPQFTLHFWRAVQSELGTRVELSTAFYPQTDGQLERIVQILEDMLRACVIDFGGQWDQFLPLTEWFDPGEAKLYGTDLVKDALEKVRLIQERRRTSQSIQNSYMDHKTCDVSFMVGEKVILKVSPM, encoded by the exons atggtcgagaagggttgtttggcttatctagactATGTTCGGGATGCCACCGCAGAGTCTCCGTCGATTGATTCAGTTCTAGTAGTCTGGgagttcgccgatgtgtttccttctgaccttccaagcatgccaccagattgtgatattgatttttgtattgacttggcttcgggcactcagcttATATCCATCCCACCGTATCGTATAGCTCTGAAAgacttgaaggagttgaaggaacaacttgaggagtttctagcgaaggg ggtgttgaGGCCTTATAtcgattcctttgttattgtcttcattgatgacatcttgatttactcac attatgTGGAATTATTGGGGAATgtggtatcaggcgagggtattaaggtggatcccaagaagattgagacggttcagagttggcctcgtcctacttcggcgactgagatcatgaGTTTCTCGgggctagcaggttattatcaccgatttgtggagggtttctcatccattgcatcaCCTctaactagattgacccagaagggtgctccgttccgttggACCGATGATtttgag gtcaaggctcgacagtttgatgatccacactttgCAGTTCTTAGGGAGACGGTACTACAGTGTATTGCCAGGGAAGTTTCTATTTGCAAGGATG ttgcaactacttatacttcagagagattggcccagatttatattcgggagatagttCAGTTGCACGACGTacctatttccatcatatcagacataggccctcagttcactttgcatttctggagagccgtacagagtgagttggggacccgtgtagagctcagtacTGCGTTttatccacagaccgatgggcagttaGAGCGGATAgtccagatcttggaggacatgctcagagcatgtgtgattgactttgggggacagtgggatcaattcttgcctttgaccga GTGGTTTgatcccggcgaggctaagttatatggtactgatttagtgaaggatgccttggaaaaggtaaggttgattcaggagcgacgtCGCACATCACAGTCCATACAGAACAGTTACATGGATCATAAGACgtgtgatgtatcatttatggtaggtgagaaggttatcttgaaagtctcgccgatgtag